A single region of the Synechococcus sp. HK05 genome encodes:
- a CDS encoding pentapeptide repeat-containing protein, translating to MGRLLRPLFSLLLLPLALLLAAPTAQAAMDVAKQVLIGHDFAGMDLRGATFNLTNLREADFHGSDLRGASLFGAKLQDANLSGADLTDATLDSAVLDGTDLRNAVLENAFAFNTRFNNVLIEGADFSNVPFRGDVLKTLCASASGTNPVTGRNTRDTLECS from the coding sequence ATGGGCCGCCTGCTGCGACCGCTGTTCTCGCTCCTGCTGCTACCTCTGGCCCTGCTGCTGGCGGCCCCCACGGCCCAGGCGGCCATGGATGTGGCCAAGCAGGTGCTGATCGGCCACGACTTCGCCGGCATGGATCTGCGCGGCGCCACCTTCAACCTCACCAACCTGCGGGAGGCGGATTTCCACGGCTCCGACCTGCGCGGCGCCAGTCTGTTTGGAGCGAAGCTCCAAGACGCCAACCTCTCCGGCGCCGACCTCACCGACGCCACCCTCGACTCGGCGGTGCTCGACGGCACCGACCTGCGCAACGCCGTGCTCGAAAACGCCTTCGCCTTCAACACCCGCTTCAACAACGTGCTGATCGAAGGGGCCGATTTCAGCAACGTTCCCTTCCGGGGCGATGTGCTGAAAACCCTCTGCGCCAGCGCCAGCGGCACCAACCCCGTGACCGGCCGCAACACCCGCGACACCCTCGAGTGCAGCTGA
- a CDS encoding YraN family protein yields MGASAAMAISVSQRRGNWAEQRALRLLRAAGWQLLDQQWRCRWGELDLLLHKPQRLLLVEVKSRVRSGRDGWGLASFTARKRARLSCAYRCWLAAHPRYQHCSLELVLALVPQPPAKEPVRWIRCWLGA; encoded by the coding sequence ATGGGGGCATCGGCAGCGATGGCGATCAGCGTGAGCCAGCGGCGCGGCAATTGGGCCGAACAGCGGGCCCTGCGCCTGTTGCGGGCAGCCGGCTGGCAGCTGCTGGATCAGCAGTGGCGCTGCCGCTGGGGGGAACTTGATCTGCTGCTCCATAAGCCGCAGCGGCTGCTGCTGGTGGAGGTGAAAAGCCGCGTGCGATCCGGGCGGGACGGCTGGGGCCTGGCCAGCTTCACGGCGCGCAAGCGGGCTCGCCTGAGCTGCGCCTATCGCTGTTGGCTGGCGGCTCATCCCCGCTATCAACACTGCAGCCTGGAGCTGGTGCTGGCCTTGGTACCGCAACCGCCGGCTAAGGAGCCGGTGCGCTGGATTCGCTGTTGGCTGGGGGCGTAG
- the rsmA gene encoding 16S rRNA (adenine(1518)-N(6)/adenine(1519)-N(6))-dimethyltransferase RsmA — MTFAAHRTRKRFGQHWLKDERVLDQILAAADLRAADTVLEVGPGRGALTERLLASPAAAVRAVELDRDLVEGLQERFGGDPRFELTPGDVLAVPLPEAGIVVANIPYNITGPLLERLVGRLDRPVPQPYRRLVLLMQQEVGERIRARPGSSAYSALSVRMQLLARCSTVCQVPPRCFQPPPKVMSEVVAIDPLPVDQQLDPALARTVETLLRRCFAARRKMLRNTLAGLQPPDQLAGLTAEAGIGLEQRPQEVAPECWVALAAGLNRLTA; from the coding sequence ATGACCTTCGCGGCCCACCGCACCCGCAAACGCTTTGGTCAGCATTGGCTCAAGGATGAGCGGGTGTTGGATCAGATCCTGGCGGCGGCAGACTTGCGGGCCGCCGACACCGTGTTGGAGGTGGGGCCTGGGCGTGGCGCCCTCACGGAGCGGTTGCTGGCTTCTCCCGCGGCGGCGGTGCGGGCCGTGGAGCTGGATCGCGATCTGGTGGAGGGGTTGCAGGAGCGCTTTGGTGGCGATCCCCGCTTTGAACTCACGCCTGGGGATGTGCTGGCGGTGCCGCTGCCGGAGGCCGGGATCGTGGTAGCCAACATCCCGTACAACATCACAGGGCCCCTGCTGGAGCGGCTGGTAGGGCGGCTCGATCGCCCTGTGCCGCAGCCCTATCGGCGCCTGGTGCTGCTGATGCAACAGGAGGTGGGGGAGCGCATTCGCGCCAGGCCCGGCAGCAGCGCCTACTCAGCCTTGAGCGTGCGCATGCAGCTGCTGGCCCGGTGCAGCACGGTGTGCCAGGTGCCGCCCCGCTGTTTTCAACCACCGCCGAAGGTGATGAGCGAGGTGGTGGCGATCGATCCGCTGCCGGTGGATCAGCAGCTGGATCCCGCTCTGGCCCGCACCGTGGAAACTCTGCTGCGCCGCTGTTTTGCTGCCCGCCGCAAGATGTTGCGCAACACCCTGGCCGGGTTGCAGCCGCCCGATCAGCTGGCAGGCCTCACCGCTGAAGCCGGGATTGGCTTGGAGCAGCGGCCCCAGGAGGTGGCGCCGGAGTGTTGGGTGGCGTTGGCGGCGGGCTTGAATCGGCTCACCGCCTGA
- the ispE gene encoding 4-(cytidine 5'-diphospho)-2-C-methyl-D-erythritol kinase, producing MAELLVSAPAKINLHLEVLGLRPDGFHELAMVMQTLDLADQLRLRPTADGRISLSCQRSDLPTDGSNLIVKAAELLKARVGLPELGASIELDKRIPIGAGLAGGSSDGAAALVGLNALWGCGFSHAQLLEMAAQLGSDMPFCIDGGTQLCFGRGEVLEPAALAAPPALGVLLIKHPEASVSTPWAYGRCRDQRGDFYLSRESDFEQRRQALRQGPLLEALAGQRPLAPLRNDLQAVVEPEVASVRDGLALLRQAGDALVVAMSGSGPSLFALFAEVGCAEAARDQLQPQLEAAGFEAWVCRCTGSGATLG from the coding sequence ATGGCTGAGCTGCTGGTCAGCGCCCCCGCCAAAATCAACCTGCATCTGGAGGTGCTGGGGCTGCGGCCCGATGGCTTCCACGAGCTGGCGATGGTGATGCAAACGCTCGATCTCGCCGATCAGCTGCGTCTGCGGCCCACGGCCGATGGCCGCATCAGCCTCAGCTGCCAACGCAGCGATCTGCCCACCGATGGCAGCAACCTGATTGTGAAGGCAGCCGAGCTGCTCAAGGCCCGGGTGGGGCTGCCGGAGCTGGGGGCATCGATTGAGCTGGATAAACGCATTCCCATTGGTGCGGGTCTGGCGGGCGGCTCGAGCGATGGCGCGGCTGCTTTGGTGGGGCTCAACGCCCTGTGGGGTTGTGGCTTCAGCCATGCGCAACTGCTGGAGATGGCGGCTCAGCTGGGCTCCGATATGCCCTTCTGCATCGATGGCGGCACCCAGCTCTGCTTCGGGCGCGGCGAAGTGCTCGAGCCGGCCGCTCTGGCGGCTCCCCCAGCCCTGGGCGTGCTGCTGATCAAGCATCCCGAGGCGAGCGTGTCCACGCCCTGGGCCTATGGCCGCTGCCGCGACCAGCGCGGCGATTTTTATCTGAGCCGTGAATCTGATTTCGAGCAGCGCCGCCAGGCCCTGCGGCAGGGCCCGCTGCTGGAGGCCCTGGCCGGCCAGCGCCCCCTGGCACCCCTGCGCAACGACCTCCAGGCGGTGGTGGAGCCGGAGGTGGCCAGCGTGCGCGACGGCTTGGCCCTGCTGCGCCAGGCCGGCGATGCCCTGGTGGTGGCGATGAGCGGCTCGGGCCCCAGCCTGTTCGCGCTGTTTGCCGAGGTCGGTTGTGCCGAAGCCGCCCGTGATCAGCTGCAGCCGCAGCTTGAGGCCGCCGGGTTTGAGGCCTGGGTGTGCCGCTGCACCGGCTCCGGTGCCACCCTGGGCTGA
- a CDS encoding DUF3082 domain-containing protein translates to MSFLSGSLTSFGFGWLALQLAQRIVGYYAEHPPHYDVRFAQSIAVFMKTLIVGMSFLATFTFAFVGLGLFFTFLRSLMPGWSEAEQTP, encoded by the coding sequence ATCAGCTTTCTGAGTGGCTCGCTCACCAGCTTTGGGTTTGGCTGGCTGGCGCTGCAGCTGGCGCAGCGGATCGTGGGCTACTACGCCGAGCATCCCCCCCACTACGACGTGCGCTTTGCCCAGAGCATCGCCGTGTTTATGAAAACGCTGATCGTGGGCATGAGCTTTCTGGCCACCTTCACCTTCGCCTTCGTGGGTCTGGGCCTGTTTTTCACATTCCTGCGCAGCTTGATGCCGGGTTGGAGCGAAGCGGAACAAACTCCCTAG
- a CDS encoding pyruvate dehydrogenase complex E1 component subunit beta: MAETLLFNALREAIDEEMARDPHVCVMGEDVGQYGGSYKVTKDLYDKYGELRVLDTPIAENAFTGMAVGAAMTGLRPIVEGMNMGFLLLAFNQISNNMGMLRYTSGGNYTIPAVVRGPGGVGRQLGAEHSQRLEAYFHAVPGIKIVAVSTPTNAKGLMKAAIRDNNPVLFFEHVLLYNLSEDIPSGDYTCALDQADLVKEGSDVTILTYSRMRHHCLKAVEQLEKDGVSVELIDLISLKPFDMETISRSIRKTHKVLIVEECMKTGGIGAELMALITEQCFDDLDCRPVRLSSQDIPTPYNGTLENLTIIQPHQIVEAAKALKSGQV, encoded by the coding sequence GTGGCTGAGACCCTGCTGTTCAACGCCCTGCGCGAAGCCATCGATGAAGAGATGGCTCGCGATCCCCACGTGTGCGTGATGGGGGAAGACGTGGGCCAGTACGGCGGCTCCTACAAGGTCACCAAAGACCTCTACGACAAATACGGCGAACTGCGGGTGCTGGACACCCCGATCGCTGAGAACGCCTTCACCGGCATGGCCGTGGGCGCCGCGATGACGGGCCTGCGCCCGATCGTGGAGGGCATGAACATGGGCTTCCTGCTGCTCGCGTTCAACCAGATCTCCAACAACATGGGGATGCTCCGCTACACCAGCGGCGGCAACTACACCATTCCGGCTGTGGTGCGTGGGCCTGGCGGTGTGGGCCGGCAGCTCGGCGCTGAGCACAGCCAGCGCCTCGAGGCCTACTTCCATGCGGTGCCCGGCATCAAGATCGTGGCGGTGAGCACCCCCACCAACGCCAAGGGCCTGATGAAGGCCGCCATCCGCGACAACAACCCCGTGCTCTTCTTTGAGCACGTGCTGCTCTACAACCTCTCCGAGGACATCCCTTCCGGCGATTACACCTGCGCCCTCGACCAGGCCGATCTGGTGAAGGAGGGCTCCGACGTGACGATCCTCACCTACTCGCGCATGCGCCACCACTGCCTCAAGGCGGTGGAGCAGCTGGAGAAAGACGGCGTGAGCGTGGAACTGATCGATCTGATCAGCCTCAAGCCCTTCGACATGGAGACCATCTCCCGTTCGATCCGCAAGACCCACAAGGTGCTGATCGTGGAGGAGTGCATGAAAACCGGTGGCATCGGCGCCGAGCTGATGGCCTTGATCACCGAGCAGTGCTTCGATGATCTCGATTGCCGTCCGGTGCGCTTGTCCTCCCAGGACATCCCCACCCCGTACAACGGCACCCTCGAAAACCTCACGATCATTCAGCCCCATCAGATCGTGGAAGCGGCCAAGGCGCTCAAGAGCGGCCAGGTCTGA
- the secD gene encoding protein translocase subunit SecD, which translates to MARQQGWFALILALAIAAGAVLASFPLQLGLDLRGGSQLTLQVLPAGAIKQVKGEQLEAVKDVLDRRINGLGVAESTLQSVGDDQLVLQLPGEQDPSRAAKVLGTTALLEFRAQKPGTEEEMTGLLKLKRQAVAVLNQSRAQQAAGDQQPEIKTEELAKALDQLGVKVPPGSSETDQLELLLAEVNQRIVALYEPPQLTGKDLTSAGRQQQQTGSGWDVTLAFTSEGGRKFAELTQGIAGTGRLLGIVLDGRSISEASVGPEFKPAGITGGAASITGNFSAEEARDLEVQLRGGSLPLPVKVIEQRTIGATLGAENVQRSLSAGLFGLALVAVFMVVMYRLPGFVAVVALALYALFNLALYALIPVTLTLPGIAGFILSIGIAVDANVLIFERVKEELRRGNSLIRSIDAGFSLAFSSILDGHVTGLISCAALFALGTGLVKGFALTLGIGLVLSLFTALSCTRTLLRLLMGYSGLRRPTFFLPAAQLPGSAS; encoded by the coding sequence ATGGCGCGTCAACAGGGGTGGTTTGCCCTGATCCTGGCTCTGGCGATCGCGGCTGGAGCCGTGTTGGCCAGCTTCCCGCTGCAGTTGGGCCTCGACCTCAGAGGCGGTAGCCAGCTCACCCTGCAGGTGTTGCCTGCCGGTGCGATCAAGCAGGTGAAGGGCGAACAGCTCGAGGCGGTGAAGGATGTGCTCGATCGCCGCATCAACGGCCTCGGTGTGGCGGAATCCACGCTTCAGAGCGTGGGCGACGATCAATTGGTGCTCCAGCTCCCAGGTGAGCAGGACCCCAGCCGTGCCGCCAAGGTGCTGGGTACCACCGCCCTGCTCGAATTCCGGGCCCAGAAACCCGGCACCGAAGAGGAGATGACGGGGCTCTTGAAGCTCAAGCGCCAGGCGGTGGCGGTGCTCAATCAGAGCCGGGCCCAGCAGGCCGCTGGCGATCAGCAGCCTGAGATCAAAACTGAAGAGCTCGCCAAGGCCCTCGATCAGCTGGGGGTGAAGGTGCCCCCCGGCAGCAGCGAAACCGATCAGCTGGAGCTGCTGCTGGCGGAGGTGAATCAGCGCATCGTCGCCCTCTACGAACCACCACAACTCACCGGTAAAGACCTCACCAGTGCCGGTCGCCAGCAACAGCAAACTGGCAGCGGCTGGGACGTGACGCTCGCCTTCACCAGTGAGGGTGGGCGCAAGTTTGCTGAGCTCACCCAGGGCATCGCCGGCACAGGCCGGCTGCTTGGGATCGTGCTCGATGGCCGCTCCATCAGCGAGGCCAGCGTGGGGCCCGAGTTCAAGCCCGCCGGCATCACCGGTGGCGCCGCCAGCATCACCGGCAACTTCAGCGCGGAAGAAGCCCGCGATCTCGAGGTGCAGTTGCGCGGTGGTTCGCTTCCGCTACCGGTGAAAGTGATCGAGCAGCGCACGATCGGCGCCACGCTTGGGGCTGAAAATGTTCAGCGCAGCCTCTCCGCAGGCCTGTTCGGCCTCGCGCTGGTGGCTGTGTTCATGGTGGTGATGTATCGCCTGCCGGGCTTTGTGGCGGTGGTGGCGCTGGCGCTCTATGCCCTGTTCAACCTCGCGCTCTACGCCCTGATTCCCGTAACCCTCACCCTGCCGGGGATCGCGGGATTCATCCTCTCGATCGGCATCGCTGTGGATGCCAACGTGCTGATCTTTGAGCGGGTGAAGGAGGAGCTCCGGCGCGGTAACAGCTTGATCCGCTCCATTGATGCCGGCTTCTCCCTCGCCTTCTCCTCGATCCTCGATGGGCATGTCACCGGCCTGATCAGCTGTGCGGCGCTGTTTGCCTTGGGCACGGGATTGGTGAAGGGCTTCGCGCTCACGCTCGGCATCGGCCTGGTGCTGAGCCTGTTCACTGCCCTGAGCTGCACCCGCACCCTGTTGCGCCTGCTGATGGGGTACTCCGGTTTGCGCCGCCCCACGTTCTTTCTGCCCGCTGCCCAGCTGCCCGGGAGCGCTTCCTGA
- the secF gene encoding protein translocase subunit SecF: MTASTPAPQMAASAMAEPRFRITRIRRQGWLVSGLAVLLSLVGMALCWSNPRIAAPLRPGLDFTGGTQLQIERSCTGADCAALTADAVQQRLADISLPPVAGAEPPRLSSARVQVLDGGRSLELRLPDLEPEQTQALIDGLTPLIGAVNPAQLSVNTIGPSLGGQLLRSSAVSLLVSFALIAAYISFRYDGIYAGLALLCLAHDVLITCGVFAWLGLLRGVEVDSLFAVALITVAGYSVNDTVVVFDRIREQRREYRELGLSDQVDLAVDATLTRSLYTSFTTLLPLIALLLFGGGSLFWFAVALTVGIGVGSWSSIGIAPTLLPLLARR, encoded by the coding sequence ATGACCGCCAGTACCCCCGCTCCCCAGATGGCTGCCTCCGCCATGGCTGAGCCACGTTTTCGGATCACGCGCATTCGCCGCCAGGGCTGGCTCGTGTCGGGGCTGGCGGTTCTGCTCAGCCTCGTGGGCATGGCCCTCTGCTGGAGCAATCCCCGCATCGCTGCCCCCCTGCGCCCCGGGCTTGATTTCACCGGTGGCACCCAGCTGCAGATTGAGCGCAGCTGCACGGGCGCTGATTGCGCCGCGCTTACGGCGGATGCCGTGCAACAACGATTGGCAGACATCTCCTTACCGCCGGTGGCTGGTGCGGAGCCGCCTCGGCTCAGCAGTGCTCGCGTGCAGGTGCTGGATGGCGGTCGCTCGCTCGAGCTGCGCTTGCCGGATTTGGAGCCCGAGCAAACCCAGGCGTTGATTGATGGCCTCACCCCGCTGATCGGTGCGGTGAATCCGGCGCAGTTGTCGGTGAACACCATCGGACCGTCTCTCGGAGGCCAGCTGCTGCGCAGCAGTGCCGTGTCGTTGCTGGTGAGCTTTGCCTTGATCGCGGCCTACATCAGCTTCCGCTACGACGGTATCTATGCCGGTTTAGCTCTGCTCTGCCTGGCCCACGACGTGTTGATCACCTGCGGCGTCTTCGCCTGGTTGGGTTTGCTGCGTGGTGTGGAAGTGGATTCACTCTTTGCCGTGGCTCTGATCACCGTGGCCGGTTATTCGGTGAACGACACCGTGGTGGTGTTTGATCGAATCCGCGAGCAACGGCGCGAGTATCGCGAGCTGGGGCTCTCCGACCAGGTGGATCTGGCGGTGGATGCCACCCTCACCCGCTCGCTCTACACCTCCTTCACCACCCTGCTGCCGTTGATCGCCCTGTTGCTGTTTGGTGGCGGCAGCCTCTTCTGGTTCGCCGTGGCGCTCACCGTGGGCATCGGCGTGGGCAGCTGGTCGAGCATTGGCATCGCACCCACCCTGCTGCCACTCCTGGCGCGTCGATGA
- a CDS encoding AI-2E family transporter, translating into MTLRGLIGLLALVVLGLLAWELRWVLLVLFGAVVLAVALDVPVSWLRRFTPMNRPQALAVVVVLLLLGGWQLGEVLLPELIEQVKQFTQLVPALLSRVGELVGGVAMLESLEGRVAELATFDKLQPLGGQLLGFAGGAANGTIQLLLMVLLALLLVLDPRSHQRLVLAATPAHYRSLAGELLSACRQALGGWLAGMTISASAVFLLTWAGLAALKVPLALLSGLVCGLLTFVPTIGPTVATLLPLAVALLVSPALALQVLILRLVLQNAEAFLLTPLLLSRTVNLLPTVALMAQLSLGALLGLPGVLLALPLVVVLQVLSQRVLVEQIMDRWV; encoded by the coding sequence ATGACCCTGCGCGGCCTGATCGGTTTGCTGGCCCTCGTGGTGCTGGGGCTGTTGGCCTGGGAACTGCGCTGGGTGCTGCTGGTGCTCTTCGGTGCCGTGGTGCTGGCGGTGGCCCTGGATGTGCCCGTGAGCTGGCTGCGGCGATTCACGCCGATGAACCGCCCCCAGGCCCTGGCCGTGGTGGTGGTGCTGTTGCTGCTGGGGGGCTGGCAACTGGGTGAAGTGCTGTTGCCCGAGCTCATTGAGCAGGTGAAACAGTTCACCCAGTTGGTCCCGGCTCTGCTGAGCCGGGTGGGGGAACTGGTGGGCGGGGTGGCGATGCTGGAAAGCCTGGAGGGCCGCGTGGCCGAGCTGGCCACCTTCGACAAGCTGCAACCCCTCGGCGGGCAGCTGCTCGGTTTTGCAGGCGGTGCTGCCAACGGCACGATTCAGCTGCTGCTGATGGTGCTGCTGGCCCTGCTGCTGGTGCTGGATCCCCGCAGCCACCAACGCTTGGTGCTGGCAGCCACCCCCGCCCACTACCGCAGCCTGGCCGGGGAACTGCTCAGCGCCTGCCGCCAAGCCTTGGGGGGGTGGCTGGCGGGGATGACGATCTCGGCCAGCGCGGTGTTTCTGCTCACCTGGGCTGGCCTGGCGGCGCTCAAGGTGCCGCTGGCCCTGTTGAGCGGCCTGGTGTGCGGCCTACTCACGTTTGTGCCCACCATCGGCCCCACCGTGGCCACGCTCTTGCCCCTGGCCGTGGCGCTGTTGGTGTCGCCAGCGCTGGCCTTGCAGGTGTTGATCCTGCGGCTGGTGCTGCAAAACGCAGAAGCCTTCCTGCTCACCCCGCTGCTGCTCAGCCGCACGGTGAACCTGCTGCCCACGGTGGCGCTGATGGCTCAGTTGAGCCTTGGCGCCTTGCTCGGACTCCCGGGCGTGCTGCTGGCCTTACCGCTGGTGGTGGTGTTGCAGGTGCTCTCCCAGCGGGTGCTGGTGGAGCAGATCATGGATCGCTGGGTGTAA
- a CDS encoding AI-2E family transporter — MRFGQALGLIATAAAALLLWSLRHVVIQLFTAVVLAMALCTLVGVVRERLRCSRPLALLLSLLGLLLVVAVALAAVVPPFVEQFQQLVLQLPMAADRAGALLRDLMDVSSRMLYGQQALDWLQQSWGESRSNNEALGQGLQNLLGLAGNLGGGLIQLLFVLAVALMIAVQPTAYREVAVLLAPSFYRRRLREVLLQCGDALSSWMGGVLISSLCVALLAGIGLSLLGVKLVVANALLAGLLNVIPNVGPTLSTVFPMSVALLVSPWKALAVLGLYVLIQNLESYLITPSVMQHQVKLLPGLTLAAQFVFTVLFGPLGLFLALPLAVCLQVVIREVLIHDVLDPWQRQRLSP; from the coding sequence ATGCGATTCGGCCAGGCACTCGGTCTGATCGCAACAGCGGCTGCAGCGCTGTTGCTGTGGTCGCTGCGGCATGTGGTGATTCAGCTGTTCACGGCCGTGGTGCTCGCCATGGCGTTGTGCACGCTGGTGGGGGTGGTGCGTGAACGGTTGCGCTGCAGCCGCCCCCTGGCGCTGCTGCTGAGTCTGCTGGGCTTGCTGCTGGTGGTGGCGGTTGCCTTGGCCGCTGTGGTGCCGCCGTTTGTGGAGCAGTTCCAGCAGCTGGTGCTGCAGTTGCCCATGGCCGCCGACCGTGCCGGGGCACTGCTGCGGGATCTCATGGATGTGAGCAGCCGCATGCTCTACGGCCAGCAGGCCCTCGATTGGCTCCAGCAGAGCTGGGGCGAGAGCCGCTCGAACAATGAGGCCCTGGGGCAGGGTCTGCAAAACCTTCTCGGCCTGGCGGGAAATCTGGGGGGTGGGCTGATCCAGCTGCTGTTTGTGCTGGCGGTGGCGCTGATGATTGCCGTACAGCCCACCGCCTACCGCGAGGTGGCTGTGTTGCTGGCCCCCTCCTTTTATCGGCGCCGCCTGCGGGAGGTGCTGCTGCAATGCGGCGACGCCCTCAGCAGCTGGATGGGCGGCGTGCTGATCAGCTCGCTGTGTGTGGCCCTGCTGGCGGGCATCGGCCTCTCGCTGCTGGGGGTGAAATTGGTGGTGGCCAATGCGCTGCTGGCCGGGCTGCTGAATGTGATCCCCAACGTGGGGCCCACCTTGAGCACCGTGTTCCCGATGTCGGTGGCGCTGCTGGTGTCGCCCTGGAAAGCCCTGGCAGTGCTGGGGCTCTATGTGCTGATCCAAAACCTCGAGAGCTATCTGATCACCCCATCGGTGATGCAGCACCAGGTGAAGCTGCTGCCCGGTCTCACCCTGGCGGCGCAGTTTGTGTTCACGGTGCTGTTTGGGCCGCTCGGCCTGTTTCTGGCGTTGCCCCTTGCTGTGTGCCTGCAGGTGGTGATTCGTGAGGTGTTGATCCACGATGTGCTCGATCCCTGGCAACGCCAGCGCCTCTCACCATGA
- the psb28 gene encoding photosystem II reaction center protein Psb28: protein MAAIQFFRGVDEPVVPDIRMTRSRDGRTGQAIFVFDQPEALSPESMGDIGGMYMVDEEGQLVTREVNAKFVNGKPAALEATYTWKTPEDFERFMRFAQRYADSHDLGFSQKDSAGDNPETAE from the coding sequence ATGGCCGCTATTCAGTTCTTCCGCGGTGTCGACGAGCCGGTTGTTCCTGATATCCGCATGACCCGCTCCCGCGACGGGCGCACAGGTCAGGCCATTTTTGTGTTCGATCAGCCCGAAGCCCTCTCCCCCGAAAGCATGGGCGACATCGGCGGGATGTACATGGTGGATGAGGAAGGCCAGCTGGTCACCCGGGAGGTGAACGCCAAGTTTGTGAACGGCAAGCCGGCAGCCCTGGAGGCCACCTACACCTGGAAAACCCCCGAAGATTTCGAGCGTTTCATGCGCTTTGCGCAGCGCTACGCCGACAGCCACGACCTCGGCTTCTCGCAGAAAGACAGCGCTGGCGACAACCCCGAAACCGCCGAGTGA
- the mnmH gene encoding tRNA 2-selenouridine(34) synthase MnmH: MERNRQPVERFLGGRGPVVDVRAPAEFAQGHIPGARNLPLFSDDERAAVGTTYKQQGRQAAVQLGLELVGPRLGELGRQLKALAAESDGEPLRLHCWRGGMRSESMAWLATQLDLSVLLLEGGYKAFRRWVLERFECSWPIHLMGGRTGSGKTDLLLALANRQAAVVDLEGLAHHRGSSFGSLGMPPQPSTEHYENRIAITLEGLREAEQIWVEAESAQVGRCRIPAGLWRQMQAAPLLEIRRPLEERLEQLVAVYGVQDPSALREATERIARRLGPQRTSAALAAIAEQQWGEAARQMLDYYDRCYDHELERHGGSNQHQLLGHVDLSGLSADAAADQLISRGVIKAQGRNAA; the protein is encoded by the coding sequence ATGGAACGGAACCGCCAACCGGTGGAACGGTTTCTGGGTGGCAGGGGCCCGGTGGTGGATGTGCGGGCACCAGCCGAGTTTGCCCAGGGTCATATTCCCGGAGCCCGCAACCTGCCGCTGTTCAGCGACGACGAACGTGCTGCCGTCGGCACCACCTACAAGCAACAGGGCCGCCAGGCGGCGGTGCAGCTGGGGCTTGAACTGGTGGGACCCCGGCTCGGGGAGCTAGGCCGCCAGCTGAAGGCCCTGGCCGCGGAAAGCGATGGAGAGCCGCTGCGGCTGCACTGCTGGCGTGGCGGCATGCGCTCCGAAAGCATGGCCTGGCTGGCAACCCAGCTGGATCTCTCTGTGCTGCTGCTGGAGGGTGGCTACAAAGCCTTCCGCCGCTGGGTGCTGGAGCGCTTCGAGTGCAGCTGGCCGATCCATTTGATGGGGGGACGCACCGGCAGCGGCAAAACCGATCTCTTGCTCGCCCTGGCCAATCGGCAGGCGGCCGTGGTGGATCTGGAGGGGTTAGCCCACCACCGCGGCAGCAGCTTCGGCAGCCTCGGGATGCCGCCCCAGCCCAGCACCGAGCACTACGAAAACCGCATTGCCATCACCCTTGAAGGGCTGCGGGAGGCGGAACAGATCTGGGTGGAGGCCGAGAGCGCGCAGGTGGGCCGCTGCCGCATTCCCGCAGGGCTCTGGCGCCAGATGCAGGCCGCGCCACTGCTGGAAATTCGCCGGCCGCTGGAGGAACGGCTGGAGCAGCTGGTGGCGGTGTACGGCGTTCAAGACCCCAGCGCCCTGCGCGAGGCGACCGAACGCATCGCCCGGCGGCTGGGGCCCCAACGCACCAGCGCCGCCCTGGCGGCCATTGCCGAGCAGCAGTGGGGAGAGGCCGCGCGCCAAATGCTCGATTACTACGACCGCTGCTACGACCACGAATTGGAACGGCATGGCGGCTCCAATCAGCACCAACTGCTGGGGCATGTGGATCTATCGGGACTGAGTGCCGATGCCGCCGCCGACCAGCTGATCAGCCGTGGTGTGATCAAGGCCCAAGGCCGGAACGCTGCCTAG